Proteins found in one Arvicola amphibius chromosome 18, mArvAmp1.2, whole genome shotgun sequence genomic segment:
- the LOC121677010 gene encoding 60S ribosomal protein L32-like, giving the protein MAALRLLVKPKIVKKRTKKFIRHQSDRYVKIKQNWRKPRGIDNRVRRRFKGQILMPNIGYGSNKKTKHMLPSGFRKFLVHNVKELEVLLMCNKSYCAEIAHNVSSKNRKAIVERAAQLAIRVTNPNARLRSEENEYMARVHVLFVFK; this is encoded by the coding sequence ATGGCTGCCCTCCGGCTTCTGGTGAAGCCCAAGATCGTCAAAAAGAGGACCAAGAAGTTCATCCGGCACCAGTCAGATCGATATGTCAAGATTAAGCAGAACTGGCGGAAACCCAGAGGTATTGACAACAGGGTGCGGAGAAGATTCAAGGGCCAGATCCTGATGCCCAACATTGGTTATGGGagcaacaagaaaaccaagcacatGCTACCTAGCGGCTTCCGGAAGTTTCTGGTCCACAACGTCAAGGAGCTGGAGGTGCTGCTGATGTGCAACAAGTCTTACTGTGCTGAGATTGCTCACAATGTTTCCTCCAAGAACCGAAAAGCCATCGTAGAAAGAGCAGCGCAGCTGGCCATCAGAGTCACCAATCCCAACGCCAGGCTGCGCAGCGAAGAGAATGAGTATATGGCTCGTGTGCacgttttatttgtgtttaaataa